A region from the Coffea eugenioides isolate CCC68of chromosome 9, Ceug_1.0, whole genome shotgun sequence genome encodes:
- the LOC113782576 gene encoding uncharacterized protein LOC113782576 — protein sequence MPLSCNITRVEELICGFRWRIPLVFRTFNRKEAEEILEIPISISGKDDSNYWIHSGNDIYTVNSGYKALCQGTVQHKGRRENEAETSIASSYEKQWKWMWRLNVKSKIKHFLWKCLHGLLPVNSLVFKRTHKGDPICGGCGEQEESIEHMFFQYSKAQEVWKMAPLQWDGLREQTGNFQAWWTALLEATCRTEGKEHIELTVNILWQLWKRRNEWQFNAKHRHPWKTIQKAQQEWQELKAVQSKQEIFTEDAVIADEEEDLEEARRNEIQIRISTKVQDQTNRVGMGIFASTFNNQWVAAWALIDRKTVNQMQSTAEAVKMAIIKARHQQWKEIVVHIPCPQLLKMIKERMAKDIKMATLIDDINDLRSLFQKCSFCLDRSLDSRCEVISDYALGIFQDEEWINPQCV from the coding sequence ATGCCTCTGAGCTGCAACATTACAAGAGTAGAGGAGTTGATCTGTGGCTTTCGATGGAGGATACCACTTGTGTTTAGGACCTTTAACCGGAAGGAGGCAGAGGAAATTCTGGAGATTCCTATTAGTATATCAGGAAAGGATGATAGCAATTACTGGATACATAGCGGCAATGACATCTACACTGTCAACTCAGGTTACAAGGCATTGTGTCAAGGAACTGTTCAACACAAAGGAAGAAGAGAGAATGAGGCGGAAACTAGTATAGCAAGTTCCTATGAAAAGCAATGGAAGTGGATGTGGAGGCTGAACGTTAAGAGCAAGATCAAACATTTCCTTTGGAAGTGCCTACATGGTTTATTACCAGTCAACAGCCTGGTTTTTAAAAGAACACACAAAGGTGATCCAATCTGCGGTGGCTGTGGTGAACAAGAAGAGTCAATCGAACACATGTTTTTCCAATACAGCAAAGCACAAGAGGTGTGGAAAATGGCTCCATTGCAATGGGATGGGTTAAGGGAACAGACAGGGAATTTTCAAGCTTGGTGGACTGCTCTTCTGGAAGCTACATGCAGGACAGAAGGAAAGGAGCATATAGAGCTCACTGTGAACATCCTCTGGCAACTCTGGAAAAGGAGAAATGAATGGCAGTTCAATGCCAAACACAGGCACCCTTGGAAAACAATCCAAAAGGCTCAACAGGAATGGCAAGAACTAAAAGCTGTCCAGAGCAAGCAGGAAATATTCACTGAAGATGCGGTAATAGCAGATGAGGAAGAGGATCTGGAGGAGGCAAGAAGGAATGAAATTCAGATCAGAATATCAACCAAGGTGCAAGACCAAACCAACAGAGTTGGCATGGGGATTTTTGCATCTACTTTCAACAATCAGTGGGTGGCTGCCTGGGCACTTATTGACAGAAAAACAGTGAATCAGATGCAGTCTACTGCAGAAGCTGTGAAAATGGCCATTATAAAGGCTAGACACCAGCAATGGAAGGAAATTGTTGTCCACATCCCCTGCCCCCAGCTATTGAAGATGATAAAGGAAAGGATGGCAAAGGACATCAAAATGGCTACTTTGATAGACGATATTAACGACCTCAGGTCTTTATTTCAGAAATGTTCTTTTTGCTTAGATAGGAGCTTAGATTCTAGATGTGAAGTGATTAGTGATTATGCTTTAGGCATATTTCAAGATGAGGAATGGATTAATCCTCAGTGTGTCTAA